In Macrobrachium nipponense isolate FS-2020 chromosome 36, ASM1510439v2, whole genome shotgun sequence, a genomic segment contains:
- the LOC135203422 gene encoding uncharacterized protein LOC135203422, with translation MDPALPASSDLSRPPPTSPDLLQPLPASYDLLRPLPASSYLSLPPPTSPDLSLPHPTSPRPLPASSTSSLPPPNFFLPAFSDLSRPPPSSLCLLRPPPCLLRPLPTSSSRSLYLLPPPTSSLPPPTSPDLLLALPASYNLLKPLSAFSDLSLPPPTSPDLLRPLPTSSDPSLRLPTSPDLLPASSDLFRALSASSNLLHPLPASDLFLSPPTSPDLPRPPPTPPCVLRPLPASSDLSPPPPTSHDLLRPPKWRLNDI, from the coding sequence ATGGACCCAGCCCTCCCTGCCTCCTCCGACCTCTCCCGACCTCCTCCGACCTCTCCCGATCTCCTCCAACCTCTCCCTGCCTCTTACGACCTCCTCCGACCTCTCCCTGCCTCCTCCTACCTCTCCTTGCCTCCCCCGACCTCTCCCGACCTCTCCCTGCCTCATCCGACCTCTCCCCGACCTCTCCCTGCCTCCTCAACCTCCTCCCTGCCTCCTCCGAACTTCTTCCTCCCTGCCTTCTCCGACCTCTCCCGACCTCCTCCTAGCTCTCTCTGCCTCCTCCGACCTCCTCCCTGCCTCCTCCGACCTCTCCCGACCTCCTCCTCCCGCTCTCTCTACCTCCTACCTCCTCCGACCTCCTCCCTGCCTCCTCCGACCTCTCCCGACCTCCTCCTAGCTCTCCCTGCCTCCTACAACCTTCTCAAACCTCTCTCTGCGTTCTCCGACCTCTCCCTACCTCCTCCGACCTCTCCCGACCTCCTCCGACCTCTCCCGACCTCCTCCGACCCCTCCCTGCGTCTTCCGACCTCTCCCGACCTCCTCCCTGCCTCCTCCGACCTCTTCCGAGCTCTCTCTGCCTCCTCCAACCTTCTCCACCCTCTCCCTGCCTCCGACCTCTTCCTATCTCCTCCGACCTCTCCCGACCTCCCCCGACCTCCTCCGACCCCTCCCTGCGTCTTACGACCTCTCCCCGCCTCTTCCGACCTCTCCCCGCCTCCTCCTACATCTCACGACCTCCTCCGACCTCCCAAGTGGCGtctaaatgatatataa